TTGCATAAATAAATCAGTGATGATAATATCAGAAACAGCACTTAAATATCAGCTCCTGGTCTCTTTCAGATTCATTCATGGTTTTGGTCCCTTCATGGCTAATTACCAAATGCCAATTGCCAAGTCTGCAATTCacttaattaaaaacacttgGAGTGCGGGGCTTTGATTCAGTTTAAAAGGTTATGTCAAAATCTTTCAAAACTGGAACAGAAATCATGTTATAGTAAGGAACACACTAGAGTTAATTAGTATCTGTGTGCTATTGCATTCTTTGCAGAAGTCAAATGTTAACACTGACGTACACATGCCATTCCAGTGCCTTTCTATCCAGTTttgtcagttttcattttgtcttcagCTTCCTGAACACTGGTATACTCTGTGTCAGAAGTAACTGATATGATACAGACCTTACAGACCTACAGCAGAGATTTCTTGTGGTCACAAGAAATAATGTTTGGGAGAAAGAAGAGTCATACAGTTTCCttacttctgaaaatttgtGTTTGCATTACAGTCAGTTTGGGTTAAAACTGGGATGTTGCAATGGTGGAGAAATTGGAAGCCTCACAAATGGATGGATGTGCGAGTGGCACTTGAGCAGTTCACTGGGAGTGATGGAATGCGCGACAGCATCCTGTTCATCTATTACATGTATCATGAGGAGAAAAAGGTGTGTTCAGCTCAAGACCCTCAACAGTGTTGTGTATGGCAAAAGACAaccaatgaaggaaaaaaagtttttttatgGAAGGCAAATTATGATAAGCTGTTGTTTTGGGAACCAATTCAAATGTAGCCCAGGGTAATAGCGAATTGCAAGCTTTTCTAAGCTCTGTTAAATGCTCTGTCAGAAATGCCCAGTCAGCAAGCATCCACGTTGCTTAAACCATCAGCTTTGCACTAATTAGGATTGCCTTTGGAAGTTCAAAACATTCCTGGCTATGAAGAAAGAACCAAGCTTATCTGGCTAGGGTCTTCACAAATAGGGTTGATGCATATGGGCAACATGAACCAGAGGTAGTGCAGGCCTGGATACTGAGCCCCACGTAAGGAACAGCATTCCTTCTGCACCAAGAATTGATTCTTTGCTACCCTTGGCAGCAATGCCTTGCTCATAGTCTTGAAGTGCAAAAATGCTGGCACTGAGGAAGGTATATCTTGAGTTCACCttagtcacattttttttttctcttgtcttaGTATATTCATATATTCCTGAATGAAGTCACCGTTATAGTTGATGTTCTGAATGAAGCCAAACACTCCTTTGCCCTGTATACACCTGAAAGGACGAAGCAGCGATGGCCAATCCGCCTAGCAGCCACAACAGAACAAGAAATGAATGACTGGGTAATTCagtgaaattttcatttcaagctggctatttttgaaataaaacataaaagctAGTCTCTGAAATCTGAGCGTTACGTTTACAGTATCTAGGCTACTTAGCTATCTTCACAAATTAAGTATTTTAGAAGTCCTCTTCAAGCTCCGTCAGGGGCACCCAAGGCTTCCTGTCTCCTCTAGAGTTTGCACTGGTTCTGAAGCCACAGTTATCCACAGTAAAACCAacattgcttttccttcccttcctacCTCTGGATATAGATTGGGCTACAAATGAGTTAGGAGTTGAATTCAGTGAGTCTATTCCTCTGCATTGGTAGAAGAACTGTTGTCACTGTTGTAGAGAATCTTACATACAGGCAGGCCTATGTACACACaccaaagtaaatgaaaatctgaaagatACCTCATAAAAGTCAAATGCTACAAACCACATTAATTCCAGTTATTCTGTTAATAATTTCTAAAACACTGCATTCCTGTgcctttgagaaaaaaatgctagttCACTTTGCTGACTTGTAAGAACCTGCAAAGCTAAAACTTCATTTTGTAGTACTGGGGCATCTATATGGAAATTTTTGTTCTCGCTGTGAAAGTAACCTTCTGGCTCTCTGCTTCTCGTTTTTTAGCTGTCTTTGCTGAACATGTCCTGTTGTGAAAGCAGACGGATTCAAGGCCCTCCTTCTCACCATGCCATTTGGTCAGTTACTTGTAAAGGAGACATCTTTGTTAGTGAGCCAAGTCCTGAACTGGAGGCAGGACCACACCTGATGCCATGTGATCAAATGTAAGGGGTTTCAGAAGCTGTTCTTTCTGCATGGGGTGCCTTGGCACAGATTGTCTTTCATGTCAAGTTGGTGACATCGATGGGCTGTTGGAATGTATAGCACACTGCAGATGTCTGTCAGTCACAAGGTTAACGGCTGCCTTCATGCTTACGAGTGCATCTGAAGAAATTCACCAAATTGTATTTTAGTTCTCAGATGATGGAGCTATTTTTGTGATTTCAAAAATTTGGGTTGAGATCCCATCACAAATGACTTGAAAATTTTTCATGATGGCATCCTTAATGTAGTAATGATCTAAATCAAGAGATGGCCTACACTAAAAGTAAACCTAGTCACTGTAACTGTAATGTAATTTGAGCTTTCAGTTTTATCTGAGTCAGGAAATCTGAAAGTCTCATTTCTCTACTGTCACTTCAGTCCAGGAATATCTCCTTTAGAGTTTCTATTACAACTGTGACAATGTCGTACTGCAAGCTCTCCAAGCACAAACTCAGAACTGGGGGGGTCAAAGGCCAatcttcaatttttaaaaatgcctcCAGTGTCTTTGAATAATAACACTTCAGAAATACTTTGGTCCTTTTTCTTCAGGGTAGAGCACCTTCAGCATCTGGAAAATCACAAACTGATGTTCTCTTACATCTTAGTTTAGGGGATCTGTGATTGAAGCCATCTCCTACCATTTGCACAACTAAAACACTCCTCTGCAATTTCTTTACTTTCCCCATTCTTCTCCAGAAAAGTTTCATGGCCAACTGGCTGCATAAAGCTCCAGAAAAGGATTAACCTGCCAAGATTAGAAGTATTGGGAGAATTAcatcccttctttttttcccaatctcCATAGCAGATATATAAATGATTTGTTTTTTGTCAGATAAAGGTGATTCCTGCctttaagaaaaatgaggaCGAAGTTAAAGCTTAGGCAGCTGATGGCTGCTAAGACATACAGATTCTAACAAGATCGTCCTAACTAGTTCAAAAAAGATAGCAAAACATAAgccataaaataaaaggaaagcagaatacTTCAAAGCCTGAAAATTCCCAGTGAAGGAAGACAGGTTCCTTCCAGCAACCTTTCCAGTTCAGAGGGAATGCTTTCAACTGGTAACTGCCTTCACTAACTGAATGAACAGAGGTTGAGCAAACAAATAAAGTTGCCTTTCCTTAGGATGACAGAGTTGTAGGGGGCAGGGGAAGCGTAGATTCCTGATGGATGTAGTATGGGGTAAATGTAAAATACTGTACCTTTTCTGGCAGGTTTTGGCGTCAAGTTGGAGGGCATCTTCGGCTGATAGAGTGCAATAACCAAGGCATAGTGTGGGGCATAGGATATGATCACACAGCTTGGGTTTATACTGGTGGATATGGAGGTGGCTTCATCCAAGGTAGGGATGACTGTTCTCCTGTGGTGTACACGTTTCTTTCTCATCTTCACAACTGGGTCAGCTATTCAAGTGATTTCAGCTGTCCTTCCTTTAGCCTTTGTCATATGCAGGGGTGTACAGTGAACGGGCCACACATCAGGAAGGACTTGGTATTGCAGTCTTATATTGTCAGCTTAGAAGTAAGAAATAGGGTAATTTACAATATTATTGTGGCTAATGGAATTTAAAATGTAGTGCCTAGAAGGTTTAGCTTCAGTATAAtccaaatgatttatttctccCAGGACTGGCCAGTAGTGCTGATAACATCTATACGCAGTCAGATGTGAAATGTGTTTACATCTACGAGAACCAACGGTGGAACCCAGTCACTGGATACAGCAGCAGGTTATTTACTTGATTTGTGTTTATTGAGTGTACTTTTTTACTGATGTCAAATGAATCATTAAGAGGGTTGTTCTAGCTTTTCAGAATAATTACTACAGATATTCTGTCTTCAGTCTCCTCCAACATTTATGGTTAACCTGAGATGGAAGGTGCAGAATTTTTGAATTTCCTAGATTCATAAATATCCATTCAAACTCCATTTGTAGTAAAGCATTACAGATTTGTGCTTTGTGAGTGCACAAAGAGTGCCTGCTTGCAATACCTTTTATTATTAAGGCCACAGAGTGAAAGTTCTTATTAGGTTACATATATGTTCATGTATATTTTGGTCTAAATACATTGTACATTTGAATACTtgaataatatatttaaatggaagTACTGAAAAGCATTCACATATATGGGTGTCTATGTCACGGACACTCAGGATTCACCTTGTAATTTTTAGTAGTGAGGAATATCACTCTAGAGAAAAATTTTTACATGGTCATCAGGTTTGGTGTGACTGGAAGCAATTGTACAGATTCTTTCCCACTATGCTCCTCACTCACATAATATTTCTATATACAGAGTTTAATGACAGAAGactttcatttatgaaaataggAACTGCtagaaatagttttttttttctttctccccttttgAATGATGTTGTAAATGACCTTGCATTCCTTGTGCACTGTGTCACTGCAGAGGCCTGCCCACGGACAGATACATGTGGAGCGATGCCTCTGGCCTGCAGGAATGTACAAAAGTCAATACCAAGCCTCCTTCACCACAGTGGTCTTGGgtaaagtttgttttaaaagtctttttacTACTAAAGTAAGGCTAAATAGGATACAAAACTTGCGATCAAGTgacctagattttttttgtgggtttgtcATTACATTTAACCTTGGTTTCCCTATTTATACAATAGCAATAAACTTCCATAGTCAAAAGAACATTAAGCATTGagggggttttgttgttgtttagtgGGACTTAGACTTCTCTTCAGATTGCTTTGTCTTCAGCTGAATTAAAAAGACTTGGGAACCTCTGTATGAATTTATATTGCAAGTATTAGAAGGTTTTTAGCAAGTCATTGCACTCCAAAAAGTAGAAggggaaatactgaaaaaggtTATTATTATGATACAGTAGGTATTGATTGTGCTTCTTATTGTCTCCTTCTGACAATAGGTATCCGACTGGTACATTGATTTTAGTACTTCAGGTGGAACAGATCGGGAAGGCTGGCAGTATGCAGCAGACTTTCCAGCGTAAGGAGATATCTTTTTCTGCCTAAAATCCTAGCAGGCATTTTTAAGTTCTTGTTTCCTCATTTGCTGTTTTGCACATAAAGCATACTTTGACAGGGGCAAGCGTGCCTTGATTTCTCTCATGGTATGGGGACACTAACACTGAAATGTGTTGGGGAGGTAGGGCAGCAAGGTGAAGGTCACCTTAGCAAACAGAAGTTCCAAGTGTTTTAAAGTTAGCAGATGTGTCCGGTGGGCAGATACACAGACGATGCTCTCAGGCTGTCACTGAAATTGGAGATGCTCTGACATCCTCGTGaatacatatttacatttgttttggtAGATCCTACCATGGCCACAAGACAATGAAAGACTTCGTCCGACGGAGGCGCTGGGCAAGGTGAGGAACTAAGATACAAACACAAGCTTTGATGCTAGCTGCTCCCTTATCATCTCCTTTACTTGAGGGGGAGGGTTGTCACACAATCaacaaaagcagtaataaaACATGCAGTAACTAAACCACCTCCAGGATAAGCTCAGGATCTTTAGCACTCTGGCTCTATCTGAAGCCTTTACAGTAGATAACCTAATTGATTTTGTGGGATCTGTAGACAAAATCAGCTGGTGATTCTCTGTATCTGTTTTTCCTTACGGTAAATAATCAAGGAACAATAAAGTCTAGGTATATTAGTACGTACTAGTTCACTTGTAACAGCTGAAATATGTCATCTCTATTAGTTGTTTTAACATATGAATTCCACGTACCATGCACTAGGCCACAGATAATCCCAGCCCCATTTGAATCAAAGTACACTATATTCAGACGGGTCCAGGAAAATAGCGAACTGCCATTATATTCCATTAAGCAGTGAAAGTCTgcatttactgttttttcagcttttctatgCTTTCCGTACTAGGCTATCTAATAACTGTGCTAAGAAGTTGCTGTGAATTTAGTTACGCATTGTTCTATTTGATACTGAGGCTGCAAAGCTAGTATTTTGGCCTTTGTAAAGTATCTTCTAACTAAGGTCCTGAAGCAAACTGTTGTTCCAGGATGTGCAACCAACCAGATAACATCCATTTGATCAAAATAAGCAACTTGAGAAATACCCTTAAACCTAAACATTTCCTCCTACGTTGACTATCAATTTAAAATTGCAAACAGGTAAGGAACAGCTCAGGGCTGGatcttatttttcagatttgggAACAGAGGAATGCCCCAAGTTTTTTAGGACATTCTTTACACACAGAAATAGCTGCTGTGATGATAAAATCTAATATAGTTTCCCTAAGACAGCACTGCTTTGCAGCAGATTCCCTCCAGAATACACTGATTTCCAGGATGACCTACCTCCAACTCTTAACTCAAAACTGCCTTTTCTCTGCTTACCTCAGGATACTACACTTGCTTTTTAACAGtcaccaccaaaaaacaaatTGTAAAGTGGTTCCCTTACCcgaggcagaggaaggaatgAATTGGGTGTGAAGTTCTCAGTACAATGGGATTCCTAGCTGGGGTCAAATATCTATGATTCATCTGTTGCCCACTGAGTTTTAGAGCGTTAGGAAGCAGAGAAATTAAAGCTGCAAAACCTTCTTTGGTGGCCTtgattttatctatttttttctaaacaacaacaaaaaacaacttgtgAAATCAGAACAGATATAAGATGTCAGAATTCAAAACCTGATGCAAAATATGATTGTTGAAAAccctttcaaattaaaaaaaaaaaaaaagctaattctTACTGTACCTATTTAATGAAGACTTCAGGATTGTTCACACTAAAGTCACCAATGGACCAAGGAACAAATTCAGTTATAGAAAGTACATACTTCTAATGGGTCTGGGgtttttttgcttcagaaaatgtAAGATAGTCACCAGCGGGCCATGGCTGGAAGTGCCTCCTGTTACCCTGTGGGACATCTCCATAATTCCCAGTTCAGATGCAGCTGATGAAGAATCAGTAGCACTGTGGGCAATCAGTGACAAAGGAGACGTGCTCTGCAGACTTGGAGTGACACAGCAAAACCCATCTGTAAGGctccttgtttatttttactgcctTATTGAtgtatttaatgtaattttgcAAGTACATACACAGAGACATGCAGTGCCTTCTGTCAAagtaccttatttttttccctttcatgtcCCAGATTTTAAAGTCCTTGTCCATCAACTGTGACAGTTTTCTGCccacatttttttcaatgttcTTTCTCTTGCATAATCTGCTTTAGCTTGTGCTACATTATTTGCAGTAGCCTCTCATCCCTGtatgatctttgaaggtcccttccaattgaACAACTCTATTCTAATCTATCCCCTCTGTATCTCCTCTTGAAGTACTTGACTTCCACTTTCTGCACTGATAGCttagttccatttttttttccatcgtCAATAATGTGTATATCCTATTCATTTAACTGCCTAGGAATAGAAGTTCTCTAACTATGGCCCTAACCTAATGCCCACTGATAGAAATAGGAGTTTGTCCATGGACTTTTCAGAGCCTGGAACTGACTTTGCTTATTTCAAAGGCAGGTGGGCCTGGATGTACCTACTGACTTTTCTATGAACTGGGACAGAAATAATGAGTACAGGTCCAGTAAGGTACACAGAAAGGAACAAATAGTTTGAGTAGCTTCAATAGGAACCTTTCCTAATAAAATACATGTGCTAAAACAACAAATTAGGATTGATATTCACTAATTTTAAGCCATATTTAcaattggaaagaaaatatactttcaGTGGAATTTGGAGAAAAACTGCAAGAAGATGAAAATTTATAGggatgaattttttttcttcctactcaGTCTGTTACAATAGCACAGGTCCGTATGGCAGTGCAACAGCAAGAAATGGAATTCTGTGTCTGGAATCTGAAGCCAGACAGACTTCAATCTGTTGCTTTTCGTGAGATTATTGCTTTATATAATCAAAAAAgatattatttgaaaaaaggaggagagaagaaagagaaagaaagagatctCGATCCCAACCATTCAGAGACAGGCAGGTCCCTAAATTTCAGTGATTTCAACTGAAAAAGGTCTGGTATAGTCCAACATAGCTATTAATTTAAAAGAGTTAAATATCCAAGTATCTTTGAGGATCAGAGACCTTGTTTCTGTTCAGTCAtcctaattttttattttttctaaaaagaattATTACTCAGTCTTTTTTACTACCTAGGGTTTTCCCCATTTGgtaataatcaaaataattttatcgTGGTTTCCCATGGAGTTTTTAACCATTGCTTCACAATTTCTTCCACGATTTGTCAGGGAACATCCTGGCTTCATGTGGGAACAGATCAGCCCTTCATTTCCATCTCCATTGGAGCATTTTACCAGGTGTGGGCTGTTGCTAGAGATGGTTCTGCCTTCTACCGGGGCTCAGTGTCTCCAAAGAAACCTGCAGGTGAGTACTTGTACTAGTTTTGGTTACAATCTTCCTCTTATACAGGATGTAAGCTCTACTACAGTGCCATGTCTAGAGAATACAATTTTTAGTAGAGGTCTTTCCAATAGGCTATACAAAATAAGGGATATGAATAATCAGCATCATGTTAATTAGAGCAGttaatttgcttttcacttGGGTGATTTAGAAACAGTGTTCATCTCTAAAAACAAGCTAGCAAAAATACATCAAGTGTAATGTCATTCACAGTTTTCTTGCACAGGTATGCATTGCCACTGCAGCTATTTCCCAGAATTCTCATACATAATCctgttttctcagtgttttaCTCAAGTATTTCTGACTTTTAGGTGACTGTTGGTACCATATTCCTTcacctcaaaaacaaaagttaaaacaagTCTCAGTAGGACGAACATCTGTGTTTGTGCTGGATAAGAACGgtaaggattttttaaaaattacttatcATTGGTAGAAAAACTACATCGGTATTTATTAGATTGATTTAAAAGGAGAGTCCAAGTCAAACCTTCTGCTTGCACTGCTGCTCTTAGAGAATACTCTTGTATTCAGAGACATGTAGTGCCATAGGTAACAACAATCCATCGCCTACACCgtttttgcaagaaaaaaaaaagtaacaggtGAACCTCAAAGAGAATTCCATGGAAGGACTTTGTGTCTGAAACCCTAGAATGTACAAAACTGAAGAACACCTTCCTGTTGAGAAAGCTAGAAATAGCACCACCATCGCAAGAAACATTGTGAAGGATTGTTTTGTGAAAGAAACAAGCCTTTAACACCAGTCTCCTTCAGCTATCTTGACCTCATGTTTTACTTCTCTAATGCATAGttctttatataaatattttttcctcaagaaatttttcaaaacagtgtagctgctgttttccagaaagtTATAAAGAGTAACTGCAGAAATACAAATTCTAAAGTAGGAAATTCATCTTCCCTTGCTGTAAAACATTAGTCAATGCCCCCAGTGATGCATGCCCACAAAACATAGAAAGTATTAACTACTGATTTCTTACGTTGTTTACTAGCACTTTAGGCAGAGCTGTAACCAGGACTATTTATTTTATAGGCAACCTTTGGTACCGGCAAGGTATCACACCAAGCTACCCTCAAGGATCTACTTGGGATTATGTATCAAATAATATCCGCAAAATGTCTGTAGGGCCCCTGGACCAGGTGGGTATTGTCTCCTGGTATCATATTAGTTTACTAAAAATTATGCTTAACatgtttttgtaattatttttttttcaggatttttttttttgtttagctttATTTATTCCACAAGATGATGATCTAAGTAAGTGCTGGAATTCCAACAGCAGGACAAAAAAATGAGACCAATGCAATAGTGATATGGCCAGTCCTTTGCCTTAAAAAGCCTTATtaatatagttttaaaaattgttatatatatataaactctTTCCTGCCAAGTCTTACTATCTGGCAATGTTTTCACTACAACTCTGGTATCTAGTGACCTGTTTGGTTGTCCCTCTGACTAAATCAGAGCAGTTTTGGCCTACTCCAGAGTCAAGACTAGTCTGTTGATGTGGTAAAGCGAATCAGGATTTTCACATCTGGGAAGAGCAGCATGAGGAATGCATTTTATTGccagtttttgctttctttgaggTCTGGGTGATAGCTGACAAAGTGCAAGGAAGTCACAGTTTGAGCTGTGGGACAGTGTGCCACCGCACTGGCGTTCAGCCAATGGAGCCCAAAGGCCTCTCATGGGACTACGGAATTGGGGTAAGTGCTGGAGGACATTATGCTGCTTTAAAGCTGGTACCAAATGCCCATGGGCActgtgcagaaagcaaagcactaGCCTGCTGAGCAGGCAGGCTTTCTAAAGCTTGCACACACCTGCAGGAAACCAACGTTTGTTCTCcagttttaattccttttttaagttaaatataATGGCTTGTACAATTATTGCTGGGAAGTCATTTATTTACGTTTGATaagtattcattttaaataggtcatttaaaaagttataatggaaaaattaataaaagtaagtagcatttttaaaaagtggattccttcctcctctgcgCATGATTATTCCTCTTTGTTGCTCCCTGTATTACCCTCAGTGTTCTCAGAAAGGCTATTTCAATGTTTTGGCCCCTTGCAGATGGGTGGAAAATCTGCAGTGGTTCTATAGGAGGCTGGGCAGTCCCCCAGTCCGGATCAGTGGGGCCCATGGCCAGGCAGAAGGATGGCTTCCTTGGAACTGGAGCTCATGGGGGGCAACCACTAGCACCTCGGCACCCCAGGGGATGCAAGGGGACCCTGGCTGAGGTCTCCCAGCCCAGCTGTCTGGGAGCCTCTCCCCATGGCCTCCCAAGGGAAGCGGCAGCCCTCACCAGCACTATCTCTGCGCAGGCTCAGAGCCTCAGAACCCCCCAGCCCAACCCAGAGGCAGGGGAAATACTCTGAGAGCCCTTCCTTATACTCATCCATTCTAGGCGCTCTGctcaaaagaaacagcaatgtCAATGGTGGGTGCTGCATGTGAATTTTAAAGGACAAGGTGAATATGCACATTCTTTTTTGGGGAGTTACACATGCAATcacacttttgttttgttttacaaggAGCCTTTTTTCTGACTGAGCCCAGAGCAGGATTATTTTCTATATGAATAAGCCATATAAAAGTAGTAGCGTACATAAAGCATCACATCAAGTGTTGTAATTACAGGGTGATGTTTCTccttttatgtttctttatCACTCTTCTGTAGGGTGGATGGGAACACATTACAGTCAGAGGAAATGCAACTGAAGCATCTAGGGTCGCTATGCAAGacacttctgaagaaaactCTGCAGTATCAAAGGacttggaagaaaatgaaagtaaagGGAGAGCGGTACCCTCCAAAACCCCTCTGATGGTCAGTGAAAGACAAGACTTGGACAGAAGTGCAGTTAATTGTTAAGTTGCCACTGTCTACGTTTTGCAAACAAGCAGTAgtaaacataatttaaaaagaaactgaatgtCCATGTGAATGTCCATGACCTGGAGAGAAAAACATGATAGTTTTGTGCTACTTATGTTTTACTGAACTGGAATTTACAGTGGGGTAATTTTAATACTGATTTCTTCGACTGTGTCGTGTGTAAAATGTGACTTAACAGAACTAATAGTTTTGTCAAAACAGGCAAGCATTATAGCCACAATGTATTTCTGACCCTTTACCATAGCTGCTACAAAACTATACAAATGTGAATCTTTGCATATGgccatttatttaattttaccattacatttatttaatttttgtattacaGTTCTCGTCCCTACATTTCTCATATTCACGTTGTCTTCCATGCTACGCTTCAGATTCATATTTGAGCAGAGATACCAATATAACTGAATTACAAGCATTTCCACGATTTGCACTGCAAACATCCATACATGCACATAACTTTGTCCATGTGAGCCCTGTTTACATAAGCCTGTAGGTTTGGTCACGCTTCTCTTGCTCACAtcagtaaaattaaattctgtacAACTCACCTTAGGATGCAGTTACCAGTAAGGGCCAATTTTTTGCTATCTTGGCACTCAAGAAATAGCTTAACAAGAAGAATCACTGGTTTCAGCAAGACTATGTAGAGAGCATGGCCCTATTCAGTCTTGGTTAGAGAGGCAAAGTCTCATGCTAGATTGTCAGGACAAACAGCAATAGATCATGTTTAGTCTCCATCTTAACTGGAACCCTAATCACTAAGGTATACAGATACCTACCTTAtgatgttggaagggaccagaTGCTCGAGGAGTTAGACTGTGCACCAGATAATTGCAAATTATATGTTCATAGcataaaagaaaagagcaggtCTTAAATAAGATTCTGGCTTCACAGTGGTAAGAATTCAAAACAACTGTGCTGGTACCAGTGGAGTTTGTCACCATATACTTATGCAGGTTTAGGAGGCGGCTCTGCATTTCGCTTTTAGCAAGCAATTGATTCATTCCTTCTTCCAGCaagaaaccacttttttttttcccccagaaaagcatttttcctgtcttttactTATCTTAGAACTGTGATGTGAAATTGTTTGAAATCATTATTTGAAATCCAGTCTGTGGGAAGTGCTGAGAAAGCATTCTCTCCCAATAGCTTCAGGAAGGCACCACCTTTTCTCCCCTGGCAGCAGTTTACAATCATTTTCCCTCAGTATGTGTGACTAtatatgaagttatttttatacgATAAGCAGTGTGGTGTGGTCTCAGTACTGTATTTGTAGAAGTAAAGCTTACGTTTGCACGtatttaaagaatatatttgGTATTTTAATGCCAAGGAAAGCACTGTTTCGAAACCCAAATGTGAATGAAGATTGAAGATgctttactgtttaaaaaaaaaatctgttgatcTTTCCAATATGTGATTATAGATTTCTGTTTTATACATGCATTGTGGAAATACCATAATGTTTTGCGCTAATTACCATAAACAGGTTTTGCATAACTTGCACAGTATCTTGTCCAAATAAATAACTTTATCATGTATTTTTAGAGAATTATTAGGATTGTATTTTCTCTGCAGCATAtcaaaaaaggcttttttctttaatagtgTCTACATGGCCAACTAGCAAATCAATTCCA
This is a stretch of genomic DNA from Anser cygnoides isolate HZ-2024a breed goose chromosome 15, Taihu_goose_T2T_genome, whole genome shotgun sequence. It encodes these proteins:
- the TECPR1 gene encoding tectonin beta-propeller repeat-containing protein 1 isoform X2, which produces MWSLITTPGEVVQISCGPYDLLWATLWEGQAIVREGIDRNNPQGMSWSTVESPNSENGIMHVSVGVDVVWCVTKDRKVWFRRGVNSHNPCGTSWIEMVGDMMMVNVGLNNQVWGVGCDDRAIYFRQGVTPSELSGKTWKAIVCGRESDRSQTGSSTSLLSAGCFFTDDIQNQTNAIIPGDADTSSDTDLPSIPTYLANTPPTGAAASGSGSSTGNQTAEICANLTVDPLDSDQGEANVASTGNKKSNLESCKSTNPNPSAELQWTNIDLKEAQKHPVLSVSTFAETSSLSSLGMFSVGAEEQYGADEHPLWAWVSGGGCLVDLHSPLKWFTVSSGLSSSVQSLSLSITPAQTAAWRKQIFQQLSERTKRELENFRHYEQAVEQSVWVKTGMLQWWRNWKPHKWMDVRVALEQFTGSDGMRDSILFIYYMYHEEKKYIHIFLNEVTVIVDVLNEAKHSFALYTPERTKQRWPIRLAATTEQEMNDWLSLLNMSCCESRRIQGPPSHHAIWSVTCKGDIFVSEPSPELEAGPHLMPCDQMFWRQVGGHLRLIECNNQGIVWGIGYDHTAWVYTGGYGGGFIQGLASSADNIYTQSDVKCVYIYENQRWNPVTGYSSRGLPTDRYMWSDASGLQECTKVNTKPPSPQWSWVSDWYIDFSTSGGTDREGWQYAADFPASYHGHKTMKDFVRRRRWARKCKIVTSGPWLEVPPVTLWDISIIPSSDAADEESVALWAISDKGDVLCRLGVTQQNPSGTSWLHVGTDQPFISISIGAFYQVWAVARDGSAFYRGSVSPKKPAGDCWYHIPSPQKQKLKQVSVGRTSVFVLDKNGNLWYRQGITPSYPQGSTWDYVSNNIRKMSVGPLDQVWVIADKVQGSHSLSCGTVCHRTGVQPMEPKGLSWDYGIGGGWEHITVRGNATEASRVAMQDTSEENSAVSKDLEENESKGRAVPSKTPLMVSERQDLDRSAVNC